In a single window of the Tellurirhabdus bombi genome:
- a CDS encoding efflux RND transporter permease subunit: MNKFIKNIISFSLKNRFFVFFLTGLVVVAGFISYQNTPIEAFPDVTNTQITIITQWPGRSAEEIEKFVTIPLEIGLNSVQKKTDVRSTTLFGLSVVKVMFDDGVDDAFARQQVNNLLGGVELPDGVKPDVQPPYGPTGEIFRYTLKSSTRTARELKTLQDWQIERQLKSVPGVADVVSFGGEVKTYEISVDPRRLQNFDITPLQLYQAVANSNVNVGGDVIEKNSEAYVVRGIGLLKNSQDIENIIIKNVKGTPIMVRNVAQVSESALPRLGQAGRDNQNDVVECIVVMRKGENPSEVIESVKAKIDELNSTILPADVKIDTFYNRETLIHFATHTVTHNLIEGLVFVTVIVFLFMADWRTTITVSIIIPLALLFAFICLRLKGMSANLLSMGAIDFGIIVDGAVVMVEGIFVTLDEMAHHNGMERFNKLAKLGILRKTGTEMGKAIFFSKLIIITCLIPIFSFQKVEGKMFSPLAWTLGFALLGALFFTLTLVPVLASFLLKKNVREKHNPFVEFLTRHATRGFGFTFAHKKLTLLVSVGLVVIGLSGFKLLGTEFLPELDEGSIYVRASMPMSISLPESVKLTTQMRHVFEAFPEVKGVISQTGRPNDGTDPTGFYNIEFLVSIFPKEAWKSGLTKQQLIGQMQEKLKVFPGVDFGFSQPIMDNVSEAVSGVKGSIAVKVYGPDLYTLEEKSTEIQKQLATVQGIEDLGVIRNIGQPELRIELDEQKLAAYGVDKADAEAVIEMAIGGKAATQIYEGERKFDLRIRYDRPFRSNESEIGNLMVPTQNGSEIPIKEIARVYTQTGPILIYREGNQRYGAVKFSVRGRDMGGAVTEAQQKVTANVKLPQGYTIKWAGDFENQQRATLRLEQVVPISLLGIFFILFVLFGNVKDAGLVLLNVPFAIIGGIAALLITHVNFSISAGIGFIALFGICIQNGVILISVFKKNLHNRLSLNESIRQGVISRVRPVVMTAMMAAIGLIPAAISTGIGSETSKPLAIVVIGGLITATFLTLLVFPLLFYVFYRQKALVDL; this comes from the coding sequence ATGAATAAATTCATCAAAAATATAATCTCCTTCTCGCTGAAGAACCGATTTTTCGTGTTCTTCCTGACGGGATTGGTCGTAGTGGCTGGATTTATCAGCTACCAGAATACACCGATTGAAGCGTTCCCGGATGTTACCAATACCCAAATTACGATCATCACGCAGTGGCCGGGCCGCAGCGCCGAGGAAATCGAGAAGTTTGTAACAATTCCGCTGGAAATTGGCCTGAATTCAGTGCAGAAAAAAACGGACGTTCGTTCAACAACGCTCTTTGGGCTTTCGGTGGTGAAAGTTATGTTCGACGATGGGGTCGATGATGCTTTTGCCCGGCAGCAGGTTAACAACCTGTTGGGCGGCGTCGAGTTGCCCGATGGCGTCAAACCAGACGTGCAGCCGCCGTATGGCCCTACCGGTGAGATTTTTCGCTACACGCTCAAGAGCAGCACCCGCACCGCACGCGAACTGAAAACTTTGCAGGACTGGCAGATTGAACGACAGTTAAAAAGTGTTCCGGGCGTGGCCGACGTGGTTAGCTTCGGCGGTGAGGTGAAAACGTACGAGATTTCTGTCGATCCGCGCCGGTTGCAGAACTTCGACATTACGCCTTTGCAACTCTATCAGGCGGTGGCCAATTCCAACGTCAATGTGGGTGGCGATGTGATCGAAAAGAATTCCGAGGCGTACGTGGTACGTGGCATCGGGCTGCTGAAAAATAGCCAGGATATTGAGAATATCATCATCAAGAACGTCAAAGGCACGCCCATCATGGTGCGGAATGTTGCCCAGGTGTCGGAATCGGCGCTGCCCCGTTTGGGACAGGCGGGCCGCGACAACCAGAACGATGTGGTGGAATGTATTGTGGTGATGCGCAAAGGCGAAAATCCCAGCGAGGTGATTGAGTCCGTGAAAGCCAAAATTGACGAGCTGAACAGCACTATTCTGCCCGCCGACGTCAAAATTGACACGTTTTACAACCGGGAAACGCTGATTCACTTCGCGACGCACACCGTAACGCACAACCTCATCGAAGGGCTCGTTTTTGTGACCGTCATTGTGTTCCTGTTCATGGCCGACTGGCGGACCACCATCACGGTGTCCATCATTATTCCGCTGGCATTGCTGTTTGCCTTTATCTGTCTGCGTTTAAAGGGAATGTCGGCCAACCTGCTGTCCATGGGCGCAATAGATTTCGGAATTATCGTGGACGGTGCGGTGGTGATGGTCGAGGGAATCTTCGTGACGCTGGACGAAATGGCGCATCATAACGGTATGGAAAGGTTCAACAAGCTGGCCAAGCTCGGCATTCTGCGCAAAACCGGAACCGAAATGGGAAAAGCGATTTTCTTCTCTAAGCTGATCATTATCACCTGTTTGATTCCTATTTTCTCGTTCCAGAAAGTAGAAGGTAAAATGTTTTCGCCCCTCGCCTGGACACTGGGTTTTGCGCTGCTGGGGGCCTTGTTCTTTACGTTGACGCTGGTTCCGGTCCTGGCTAGCTTTCTGCTGAAAAAGAACGTTCGTGAGAAACACAATCCATTTGTCGAGTTCCTGACGCGCCACGCAACCCGCGGCTTTGGGTTCACTTTTGCCCATAAAAAACTGACTTTGTTGGTATCGGTTGGACTGGTTGTGATCGGTTTGTCGGGCTTTAAACTGCTAGGTACGGAATTTCTGCCGGAACTGGACGAAGGGTCAATTTACGTGCGGGCGAGTATGCCGATGAGCATTTCGCTGCCCGAATCGGTGAAGCTGACAACCCAGATGCGGCACGTGTTCGAGGCGTTTCCGGAAGTGAAAGGCGTTATTTCGCAGACAGGCCGCCCCAACGATGGAACCGACCCGACGGGTTTCTACAACATTGAGTTTCTGGTCAGTATATTTCCCAAAGAAGCGTGGAAAAGTGGGTTAACGAAACAGCAGCTCATCGGGCAGATGCAGGAGAAACTGAAAGTGTTCCCTGGCGTGGATTTCGGATTTTCGCAGCCGATTATGGACAATGTGTCGGAGGCCGTTTCGGGCGTGAAAGGCTCCATTGCAGTCAAAGTGTACGGACCCGATTTATATACGCTGGAAGAAAAATCGACCGAGATTCAAAAGCAACTGGCTACGGTTCAGGGAATTGAAGACTTAGGCGTCATTCGGAACATTGGTCAGCCAGAGCTACGGATCGAACTTGATGAACAGAAATTGGCGGCCTATGGCGTTGACAAGGCCGATGCCGAGGCAGTCATCGAGATGGCTATCGGGGGCAAAGCAGCCACCCAGATTTACGAGGGCGAACGCAAATTTGATCTGCGTATCCGGTACGACCGGCCCTTCCGCTCTAACGAGTCTGAGATTGGAAACCTGATGGTGCCGACGCAGAATGGCTCTGAAATACCCATCAAGGAAATCGCCCGCGTTTACACTCAAACAGGCCCGATCCTGATCTACCGCGAAGGAAACCAGCGCTATGGTGCCGTGAAGTTTTCGGTGCGAGGCCGCGACATGGGTGGAGCCGTGACCGAAGCGCAGCAAAAAGTGACCGCCAACGTGAAATTACCCCAAGGCTACACCATCAAATGGGCGGGTGATTTTGAAAACCAGCAACGGGCTACATTGCGGCTGGAGCAGGTGGTGCCGATCAGTTTATTGGGGATTTTCTTTATTCTGTTTGTGCTGTTCGGGAATGTCAAAGATGCGGGGCTAGTGCTGTTAAACGTGCCTTTCGCCATCATTGGCGGCATCGCGGCCTTGCTGATTACGCACGTCAACTTCAGCATTTCGGCGGGGATTGGCTTCATTGCGTTGTTTGGTATCTGTATTCAGAACGGGGTTATCCTGATCTCCGTATTCAAAAAGAACCTGCACAATCGGCTGTCGCTGAACGAGTCCATTCGGCAGGGGGTCATTTCGCGGGTGCGGCCCGTGGTGATGACGGCCATGATGGCGGCCATCGGGTTGATTCCGGCGGCCATTTCGACTGGGATTGGGTCTGAAACGTCGAAGCCGCTAGCGATCGTGGTGATTGGCGGACTGATTACGGCTACCTTCCTGACCTTGCTGGTGTTTCCGCTCTTGTTTTACGTATTCTACCGTCAGAAAGCACTCGTTGACTTATAA